A part of Diachasmimorpha longicaudata isolate KC_UGA_2023 chromosome 11, iyDiaLong2, whole genome shotgun sequence genomic DNA contains:
- the LOC135167537 gene encoding facilitated trehalose transporter Tret1-like isoform X1, translated as MDLEIFHQFVIGLVCNFLVFDCGLHEGWPTPTLGKFAEDDIIKLTSTQEALVLSVMYLGVGIGTIIPLISMDRIGRKLTLLFGALPKVFSWIAIGLANSPNTLCIGRILAGIGCGITYTVAPMYIGEISSRRTRGPLGTMNAVSLNLGILFIYTVGLCVSRFTMAMISLAGPVLFIVSFIWLPESAVYLTQKNQLVRAEEVLKWTLGKENVQKEFEEVKRIVSFEDKTRAIGFFATLKKASKCPANRRACWIQLILSSAIGVTGAAPILSFQSHIMKQAEFDGVDFTIIATGVAVVISGIVCMAVVKFTGKRRLLLVSGPPFFGSLAVLSIFFTLLEYGVDVKGFNWIPSVFIIIYIIVFGFAFNPLPIAYLGELFSIDMKVIAGVCAVLYYAITTTVTIEIYQKLFETFGTFAAMWQLTVITFIIWCLICVYVPETEGKSLAEIQTMLSEGFVKRREKENKGKASEIEAVDIGVYSLSKVSVVPTLNNPIN; from the exons ATGGATCTCGagatttttcatcagtttGTCATAGGATTAGTTT GCAATTTCCTTGTCTTTGACTGTGGTCTTCATGAAGGATGGCCCACACCAACTCTTGGAAAATTCGCTGAAGATGATATAATCAAGTTGACATCAACTCAAGAAGCTTTAGTGCTTAGTGTAATGTACCTGGGTGTGGGCATTGGTACAATCATACCGTTGATCTCAATGGATAGAATTGGGAGAAAATTGACACTGCTATTTGGTGCTCTACCCAAAGTGTTCAGTTGGATTGCAATCGGTCTGGCTAACAGTCCCAATACTCTCTGCATCGGTAGAATTCTAGCTGGAATTGGCTGTGGTATCACCTACACAGTTGCTCCAATGTACATCGGTGAGATCAGCAGTAGACGTACGAGAGGACCTCTTGGTACCATGAATGCTGTTTCACTGAATCTAGGAATTCTATTCATCTACACTGTTGGTCTATGTGTCAGTCGTTTCACGATGGCGATGATCAGTCTTGCTGGTCCTGTACTATTCATCGTATCATTTATATGGCTGCCCGAGAGTGCGGTTTATCTCACCCAGAAGAATCAACTGGTACGGGCCGAAGAGGTCCTCAAGTGGACACTTGGCAAGGAAAATGTCCAGAAGGAATTTGAGGAAGTGAAGAGAATTGTCTCCTTCGAGGATAAGACCAGGGCCATTGGATTTTTCGCTACATTGAAGAAGGCATCGAAATGTCCTGCTAACAGGCGAGCATGCTGGATCCAACTCATCCTGAGCAGTGCCATTGGTGTCACTGGTGCAGCACCAATCCTCTCCTTTCAGTCTCATATCATGAAACAGGCGGAATTTGATGGTGTTGATTTTACTATAATTGCAACGGGAGTCGCTGTCGTTATTTCCGGAATAGTCTGCATGGCAGTTGTTAAGTTCACTGGAAAAAGAAGACTCCTGCTGGTGTCTGGTCCACCATTCTTCGGTTCACTTGCCGTCCTCTCCATCTTCTTCACACTTTTGGAATACGGAGTTGATGTAAAGGGTTTTAACTGGATACCGAGTGTTTTTATCATCATCTATATTATCGTTTTTGGTTTTGCATTTAATCCACTGCCAATAGCTTATCTGGGGGAATTATTCTCAATTGATATGAAGGTCATTGCTGGAGTGTGCGCTGTTTTGTACTACGCAATTACAACAACAGTGACGATagaaatttatcag AAATTGTTTGAGACATTTGGGACGTTTGCAGCAATGTGGCAACTGACTGTGATCACTTTTATTATCTGGTGTTTGATTTGCGTATATGTGCCAGAAACAGAAGGAAAGAGCTTAGCGGAAATACAGACAATGCTCAGTGAAGGATTTGTGAAGcgaagggagaaagagaataaGGGAAAAGCCAGTGAAATAGAGGCTGTCGATATCGGAGTATATTCTTTGAGCAAAGTCAGTGTAGTACCGACTTTGAACAATCCAATCAATTAA
- the LOC135167537 gene encoding facilitated trehalose transporter Tret1-like isoform X2, whose product MYLGVGIGTIIPLISMDRIGRKLTLLFGALPKVFSWIAIGLANSPNTLCIGRILAGIGCGITYTVAPMYIGEISSRRTRGPLGTMNAVSLNLGILFIYTVGLCVSRFTMAMISLAGPVLFIVSFIWLPESAVYLTQKNQLVRAEEVLKWTLGKENVQKEFEEVKRIVSFEDKTRAIGFFATLKKASKCPANRRACWIQLILSSAIGVTGAAPILSFQSHIMKQAEFDGVDFTIIATGVAVVISGIVCMAVVKFTGKRRLLLVSGPPFFGSLAVLSIFFTLLEYGVDVKGFNWIPSVFIIIYIIVFGFAFNPLPIAYLGELFSIDMKVIAGVCAVLYYAITTTVTIEIYQKLFETFGTFAAMWQLTVITFIIWCLICVYVPETEGKSLAEIQTMLSEGFVKRREKENKGKASEIEAVDIGVYSLSKVSVVPTLNNPIN is encoded by the exons ATGTACCTGGGTGTGGGCATTGGTACAATCATACCGTTGATCTCAATGGATAGAATTGGGAGAAAATTGACACTGCTATTTGGTGCTCTACCCAAAGTGTTCAGTTGGATTGCAATCGGTCTGGCTAACAGTCCCAATACTCTCTGCATCGGTAGAATTCTAGCTGGAATTGGCTGTGGTATCACCTACACAGTTGCTCCAATGTACATCGGTGAGATCAGCAGTAGACGTACGAGAGGACCTCTTGGTACCATGAATGCTGTTTCACTGAATCTAGGAATTCTATTCATCTACACTGTTGGTCTATGTGTCAGTCGTTTCACGATGGCGATGATCAGTCTTGCTGGTCCTGTACTATTCATCGTATCATTTATATGGCTGCCCGAGAGTGCGGTTTATCTCACCCAGAAGAATCAACTGGTACGGGCCGAAGAGGTCCTCAAGTGGACACTTGGCAAGGAAAATGTCCAGAAGGAATTTGAGGAAGTGAAGAGAATTGTCTCCTTCGAGGATAAGACCAGGGCCATTGGATTTTTCGCTACATTGAAGAAGGCATCGAAATGTCCTGCTAACAGGCGAGCATGCTGGATCCAACTCATCCTGAGCAGTGCCATTGGTGTCACTGGTGCAGCACCAATCCTCTCCTTTCAGTCTCATATCATGAAACAGGCGGAATTTGATGGTGTTGATTTTACTATAATTGCAACGGGAGTCGCTGTCGTTATTTCCGGAATAGTCTGCATGGCAGTTGTTAAGTTCACTGGAAAAAGAAGACTCCTGCTGGTGTCTGGTCCACCATTCTTCGGTTCACTTGCCGTCCTCTCCATCTTCTTCACACTTTTGGAATACGGAGTTGATGTAAAGGGTTTTAACTGGATACCGAGTGTTTTTATCATCATCTATATTATCGTTTTTGGTTTTGCATTTAATCCACTGCCAATAGCTTATCTGGGGGAATTATTCTCAATTGATATGAAGGTCATTGCTGGAGTGTGCGCTGTTTTGTACTACGCAATTACAACAACAGTGACGATagaaatttatcag AAATTGTTTGAGACATTTGGGACGTTTGCAGCAATGTGGCAACTGACTGTGATCACTTTTATTATCTGGTGTTTGATTTGCGTATATGTGCCAGAAACAGAAGGAAAGAGCTTAGCGGAAATACAGACAATGCTCAGTGAAGGATTTGTGAAGcgaagggagaaagagaataaGGGAAAAGCCAGTGAAATAGAGGCTGTCGATATCGGAGTATATTCTTTGAGCAAAGTCAGTGTAGTACCGACTTTGAACAATCCAATCAATTAA